A DNA window from Pseudodesulfovibrio thermohalotolerans contains the following coding sequences:
- the rpsO gene encoding 30S ribosomal protein S15 — MVMTAEEKQKIIDEYKTCEGDTGSPEVQVALLTARITYLATHFKTHTKDHHSRTGLLKLVGQRRKLLKYLQNKDIQRYRDLIGRLGLRK, encoded by the coding sequence GTGGTGATGACTGCTGAAGAAAAACAGAAGATCATTGACGAGTACAAGACCTGCGAAGGTGACACCGGGTCCCCGGAAGTCCAGGTTGCGCTGCTGACCGCGCGCATCACCTACCTGGCCACCCACTTCAAGACCCATACCAAGGATCACCACTCCCGCACCGGCCTGCTGAAACTGGTCGGACAGCGCAGGAAACTGCTCAAGTACCTGCAAAATAAGGACATCCAGCGCTATCGCGACCTGATTGGCCGCCTCGGTCTGCGCAAGTAG
- the truB gene encoding tRNA pseudouridine(55) synthase TruB produces the protein MGRRSKKRSPFQLDGLLILNKPSGPTSTDCLNDIKHRLKQFKIGHGGTLDPMAEGVLLVLLGQATKLAPYLSGGTKTYSGTFRLGITTDTLDIQGEILKESPVEATSADVEREILYWKELTEQEVPAYSAAKHEGKPLYALAREGLETPVKMKPIVISHVEALDVNPPEAAFRVSCSAGTYIRSLVHSLGTRMGCGAALTSLVREASEPFRLDQAFDLEDVLEHPELFPERVIPLADTLPHWPRYRLTEPLAGLVMNGSWLPVTDQPGTMLAGVLGDRAMLLGPDGSPLALVEAKLQDDKPRWAILRGLWNRD, from the coding sequence ATGGGACGCCGATCCAAGAAACGCAGCCCGTTCCAACTCGACGGCCTGCTTATCCTGAACAAGCCGTCCGGCCCCACGTCGACCGACTGCCTGAACGACATCAAACACCGCCTCAAGCAGTTCAAGATCGGTCATGGCGGCACCCTGGACCCCATGGCCGAGGGAGTGCTCCTGGTCCTTCTCGGACAGGCAACCAAGCTTGCGCCGTACCTTTCCGGCGGGACCAAGACCTATTCCGGAACATTTCGGCTCGGAATAACCACCGACACGCTTGATATCCAAGGGGAAATACTCAAGGAAAGCCCGGTGGAGGCCACTTCGGCAGATGTCGAACGTGAAATTTTGTATTGGAAAGAGTTGACAGAGCAGGAGGTTCCTGCCTATTCGGCTGCCAAACACGAGGGGAAGCCGCTGTACGCCCTGGCCCGCGAAGGTCTGGAAACACCGGTCAAAATGAAGCCCATCGTGATTTCTCATGTGGAAGCGCTGGACGTGAATCCGCCCGAAGCGGCATTCAGGGTCAGCTGTTCCGCGGGCACCTACATACGATCCCTGGTCCACAGCTTGGGGACACGAATGGGGTGCGGCGCGGCGCTGACCAGCCTGGTCAGAGAAGCCAGCGAGCCTTTCCGGCTCGATCAGGCCTTTGACCTGGAGGACGTTCTGGAGCACCCGGAATTATTTCCGGAACGGGTGATTCCGCTTGCGGACACCCTGCCTCACTGGCCGAGGTATCGGTTGACCGAACCGCTGGCCGGACTCGTCATGAACGGGTCCTGGCTGCCGGTGACCGACCAACCCGGTACCATGCTGGCGGGCGTACTCGGCGATCGAGCCATGTTGCTCGGTCCCGACGGCTCCCCCCTGGCACTGGTGGAGGCCAAGCTTCAGGACGACAAGCCCAGATGGGCCATTCTCCGGGGACTCTGGAACCGGGACTGA
- a CDS encoding DHH family phosphoesterase, producing the protein MESPIRRISDVIRDHDEFLVASHYSPDGDAIGSICALGHLLTTMGKRVKLYNPSGLPSRYAFVDAPTPIASELPDTLPAWSFVLDCGSRERMGESLAARSNETGFINIDHHLGNDEFGAVNWVDPTQPAVGNMVALLAEALDVPLTGPLAECVYLAVATDTGFFTYGNTTPESLELAAQMLRSGLDIALMNERITKQWSENRMKLWTEAMSTMELFQDKQICATVITKEMFKRTGTTNADTENLINFLRRLKTVRVAAILREEGPDLYKFSLRSYGDDNVQQVAARFGGGGHKNAAGGSIQAPLAEAREQLVKAVAEQLERG; encoded by the coding sequence ATGGAAAGTCCCATCCGAAGGATTAGCGACGTAATCAGAGACCACGACGAGTTTCTGGTCGCCTCGCACTACAGTCCCGACGGCGACGCCATCGGCTCCATCTGTGCCCTTGGGCATCTCCTGACCACCATGGGCAAACGGGTCAAGCTCTACAATCCCTCCGGCCTGCCTTCGCGCTATGCCTTTGTCGACGCGCCGACGCCCATCGCGAGCGAGCTGCCCGACACCCTGCCCGCCTGGAGCTTTGTCCTGGACTGCGGCAGCCGCGAGCGCATGGGGGAATCCCTGGCCGCCCGATCGAACGAAACCGGATTCATCAACATTGACCATCACCTGGGCAATGACGAGTTCGGCGCGGTCAATTGGGTGGACCCGACCCAGCCTGCCGTGGGCAATATGGTCGCCCTGCTCGCCGAGGCGCTGGATGTGCCCCTCACCGGCCCTCTGGCCGAATGCGTCTACCTGGCGGTAGCCACGGACACCGGCTTCTTCACCTACGGCAACACCACCCCCGAGTCGTTGGAGTTGGCCGCGCAGATGCTCCGCTCCGGACTCGATATCGCCCTGATGAACGAGCGCATTACCAAGCAATGGTCCGAGAACCGCATGAAGCTGTGGACCGAGGCCATGAGCACCATGGAACTTTTCCAGGACAAACAAATCTGCGCGACCGTAATCACGAAGGAAATGTTCAAGCGCACCGGGACCACCAATGCGGACACCGAAAATCTGATTAACTTTCTGCGCCGTCTCAAAACCGTGCGAGTGGCCGCCATACTGCGCGAGGAAGGACCGGACCTCTACAAATTCAGCCTGCGCTCCTACGGGGACGACAATGTTCAGCAGGTGGCCGCCCGATTCGGCGGCGGCGGACACAAGAACGCGGCGGGCGGCTCCATCCAGGCCCCCCTAGCCGAAGCCAGAGAGCAACTCGTCAAGGCCGTTGCGGAACAACTGGAGCGTGGATAG
- the rbfA gene encoding 30S ribosome-binding factor RbfA, which translates to MKASGSRRAVRMGDQIMREISTLLVEEAADPRLQFVTLSGVRMNSNLRIAEIFYTVSGDAEHRREVQAGLEKATGFLRSRLGRILKLQYTPELRFQFDEFLEDVVYGKSHPKD; encoded by the coding sequence ATGAAAGCATCCGGTTCGAGACGAGCCGTACGCATGGGCGACCAGATCATGCGCGAAATCAGCACCCTTCTCGTGGAGGAGGCGGCGGACCCGCGCCTGCAGTTCGTCACCCTGTCCGGCGTACGCATGAATTCCAACCTGCGTATCGCCGAAATATTCTACACTGTTTCAGGCGACGCCGAGCACCGCCGGGAAGTCCAGGCCGGTCTGGAGAAGGCCACGGGCTTCCTCCGCTCCCGGCTCGGACGCATCCTCAAGCTGCAATACACCCCGGAACTTCGCTTCCAGTTCGATGAATTTCTTGAGGACGTGGTCTATGGAAAGTCCCATCCGAAGGATTAG
- a CDS encoding DUF503 domain-containing protein encodes MIIGVLSLEFRLHGNRSLKDKRKVSLSLKQKLRNKFNVSVAETDALDVHDKLVLGVVTTANATERVESTLSKALAMVEAISPVELTRCNTEIFSDTE; translated from the coding sequence ATGATTATCGGCGTCCTCTCCCTCGAATTCAGGCTGCACGGCAACCGCTCCCTCAAGGACAAACGCAAGGTTTCCCTGAGCCTGAAGCAAAAGCTGCGGAACAAGTTCAACGTTTCCGTTGCCGAGACCGACGCTCTCGACGTACATGACAAGCTGGTTCTGGGCGTGGTCACCACAGCCAATGCCACGGAACGGGTGGAGAGCACCCTGTCCAAGGCCCTGGCCATGGTGGAGGCAATCTCCCCGGTGGAACTGACACGCTGCAACACGGAAATCTTTTCGGATACCGAATAG
- the infB gene encoding translation initiation factor IF-2 — protein MTAKVRVEDLAAELNLSNKEIIQQLREIGVQAKSQKTVVEDEDVDRLKAELKKGGAGRREVRRVGESGVIIRRRRKKSKSSKEEAAHVTEESADGIEEAAQETGAPESVEAAPAEKETVKAPEKEAEKTVEKPAPKPARRKSVPQVKIIKPAVEEPKQAPEEEAAEVAEAPAAKAVAAEAAPEPAPAEAKPEPEAAPEAEAVSEPAPEAKAASEPAAHAEKAEEKAEAAPAAAPAREEKAEKAEPKKKKKKKREPEAPKVRIISMPTEAEVQAREAAKEAQAERRPANRGAGRSTGRPGARPGARPGARPGARPGAGPKPNGAAPVPDPGVADGRSKKKKGKKDRRVVEFANDGGQDHTNKLYSDNFPQGRKGRRKKGRRGQQPIVHHDQPQAQPMKAAKRKIKFDEAIRLADMARQMGIKAQDLIKALFGLGVMATINQSLDLDTASLLAGEFGYEVENVSFDEQEFLIPTEGDKEEDLKPRPPVVTIMGHVDHGKTSLLDAIRMSNVTDGEAGGITQHIGAYHVQTARGEIVFLDTPGHEAFTTMRMRGAQVTDIVILVVAADDGVMDQTREAISHSKAAGVPIVVAVNKMDKEGANPDNVKRELAELGLAPEEWGGDTIFAHVSAKKKEGIDALLEMVLLQAEVMELKANPDKHARGHIVEARLDKGRGPVGTMLISEGTINQGDSFVSGIHFGKVRAMFNDQGKKIKSAGPAMPVEIQGFDGLPEAGDELFVVDDEKVARRIAQSRAMKQRERILSAKTKVTLESFLASKPNDEAQTLNLVLKADVQGSLEAVTEALNKLSTNEVKISVVHGGAGAITESDILLAGASEAIIIGFNVRPNLKVKQIAEQEGVEIRFYDIIYKLVQEVKDAMSGMLAPDIEEVYLGQAEVRATFNVPKVGVIAGCMVADGKISRGCKARLLRDGVVIYTGQIASLRREKDDVREVAKGYECGIGLEKFNDVKVGDTIEAFDTKEVARTID, from the coding sequence ATGACGGCAAAGGTTCGGGTAGAAGACTTGGCTGCTGAGCTCAATCTCAGCAACAAGGAGATCATTCAGCAGCTTCGCGAGATCGGCGTCCAGGCGAAAAGCCAGAAGACTGTCGTGGAAGACGAAGATGTGGACCGCCTCAAGGCGGAATTGAAGAAAGGCGGCGCCGGAAGAAGAGAGGTCCGCCGAGTGGGCGAGTCCGGCGTCATCATCCGGCGCAGGCGCAAGAAATCCAAATCTTCCAAGGAAGAAGCCGCGCACGTTACCGAGGAATCGGCTGACGGAATCGAGGAAGCCGCCCAGGAGACTGGTGCGCCTGAATCCGTCGAGGCCGCGCCTGCCGAGAAGGAAACCGTGAAGGCTCCCGAAAAGGAAGCCGAGAAAACCGTTGAGAAGCCCGCTCCCAAGCCGGCCCGGCGCAAATCGGTTCCTCAGGTCAAAATCATAAAGCCCGCCGTCGAGGAGCCGAAACAGGCCCCCGAAGAGGAAGCCGCCGAGGTCGCAGAGGCCCCGGCCGCTAAAGCCGTGGCAGCAGAGGCCGCTCCCGAACCCGCCCCTGCCGAAGCCAAGCCCGAACCTGAGGCCGCGCCTGAAGCCGAAGCCGTTTCCGAACCTGCGCCCGAGGCTAAAGCCGCTTCCGAACCTGCTGCTCACGCGGAAAAGGCCGAGGAGAAGGCGGAAGCCGCACCCGCCGCCGCTCCCGCACGGGAGGAAAAGGCGGAAAAGGCCGAGCCCAAGAAGAAGAAAAAGAAAAAGAGAGAGCCCGAGGCCCCCAAGGTCCGGATTATCTCCATGCCCACCGAGGCCGAAGTACAGGCCCGCGAGGCGGCCAAAGAGGCCCAGGCGGAACGACGTCCCGCCAATCGCGGCGCAGGTCGGTCTACTGGCCGTCCCGGCGCTCGACCCGGCGCTCGGCCGGGCGCTCGGCCCGGCGCGCGGCCCGGTGCGGGGCCCAAGCCGAATGGCGCCGCTCCCGTTCCGGATCCCGGTGTGGCCGACGGTCGCAGCAAGAAGAAAAAGGGCAAGAAGGATCGCCGTGTGGTCGAGTTCGCCAACGATGGAGGACAGGATCACACCAACAAGCTGTACAGCGATAATTTCCCGCAGGGACGCAAGGGTCGCAGAAAGAAGGGCCGCCGAGGACAGCAGCCCATCGTGCATCACGACCAGCCCCAGGCGCAGCCGATGAAGGCGGCCAAGCGTAAAATCAAGTTTGACGAGGCCATCCGCCTTGCCGACATGGCCCGCCAAATGGGCATCAAGGCCCAGGACCTGATAAAGGCCCTCTTCGGTCTCGGTGTCATGGCCACCATCAACCAGTCTCTGGACCTGGATACCGCTTCCCTTCTGGCCGGCGAGTTCGGCTACGAGGTTGAGAACGTGTCCTTCGACGAGCAGGAATTCCTCATCCCCACCGAGGGAGACAAGGAAGAAGATCTCAAGCCGCGTCCGCCGGTCGTGACCATCATGGGTCACGTCGACCACGGCAAGACCTCCCTGCTCGACGCCATCCGCATGTCCAACGTGACGGACGGCGAAGCTGGCGGCATCACCCAGCACATCGGCGCGTACCACGTCCAGACCGCCCGGGGCGAAATCGTCTTCCTGGATACCCCCGGTCACGAGGCGTTTACCACCATGCGTATGCGCGGTGCCCAGGTGACCGACATCGTCATCCTGGTTGTCGCTGCCGACGACGGCGTCATGGATCAAACCCGAGAGGCCATTTCCCACTCCAAGGCGGCCGGCGTACCCATCGTGGTGGCCGTGAACAAGATGGACAAGGAAGGGGCCAACCCGGACAACGTCAAGCGCGAGCTGGCCGAATTGGGCCTGGCACCCGAGGAATGGGGTGGCGACACCATCTTCGCCCACGTTTCCGCCAAGAAGAAAGAAGGCATTGACGCGCTGCTCGAAATGGTTCTGCTCCAGGCCGAGGTCATGGAGCTCAAGGCCAACCCCGACAAGCACGCCCGCGGACACATCGTCGAGGCGCGCCTGGACAAGGGCCGCGGCCCGGTGGGCACCATGCTCATCAGCGAAGGCACCATCAACCAGGGCGACAGCTTCGTGTCCGGCATCCATTTCGGAAAGGTCCGGGCCATGTTCAACGACCAGGGCAAGAAGATCAAATCCGCCGGTCCGGCCATGCCCGTGGAGATCCAGGGCTTTGACGGCCTGCCCGAAGCCGGTGATGAGCTATTCGTGGTGGACGACGAAAAGGTCGCCCGCCGCATCGCCCAGAGCCGCGCAATGAAACAGCGTGAGCGGATTCTGTCCGCCAAGACCAAGGTCACTCTGGAGTCCTTCCTGGCTTCCAAGCCCAATGACGAGGCCCAGACCCTGAACCTGGTGCTCAAGGCCGATGTGCAGGGTTCGCTGGAAGCCGTGACCGAGGCCCTGAACAAGCTGTCCACGAACGAGGTCAAGATCAGCGTCGTCCACGGCGGCGCGGGTGCCATCACCGAGTCCGACATCCTGCTTGCGGGTGCGTCCGAGGCCATCATCATCGGCTTCAACGTCCGCCCGAACCTGAAGGTCAAGCAGATCGCCGAGCAGGAAGGCGTGGAAATCCGCTTCTACGACATCATCTACAAGCTGGTGCAGGAAGTGAAGGACGCCATGAGCGGAATGCTCGCCCCGGACATCGAAGAGGTGTACCTGGGCCAGGCCGAAGTGCGAGCCACCTTCAACGTGCCCAAGGTCGGCGTGATCGCGGGCTGCATGGTGGCCGACGGCAAGATATCCCGGGGTTGCAAGGCTCGACTGCTGCGCGACGGCGTGGTCATCTACACCGGCCAGATCGCTTCCCTGCGCCGCGAAAAGGACGATGTGCGTGAAGTGGCCAAGGGCTACGAATGCGGCATCGGACTGGAAAAGTTCAACGACGTAAAGGTCGGCGACACCATTGAAGCCTTCGATACGAAGGAAGTCGCCCGTACCATCGACTAG
- a CDS encoding YlxR family protein: MSEQGHEPERMCVVCRKRFPKRELLRYVRPGETDGPDAGPIPDPAMIWPGRGYYVCGQAQCRERFPKIMAGLMKKRAR, encoded by the coding sequence ATGAGCGAGCAAGGGCACGAGCCTGAACGCATGTGCGTCGTTTGCCGCAAGCGGTTCCCCAAGCGGGAACTTCTGCGGTACGTGCGCCCCGGAGAAACGGACGGCCCCGACGCGGGGCCGATTCCGGACCCGGCCATGATCTGGCCGGGACGTGGATATTACGTATGCGGCCAGGCCCAATGCCGGGAACGATTCCCGAAGATCATGGCGGGCCTGATGAAGAAACGTGCGAGGTGA
- the nusA gene encoding transcription termination factor NusA yields MSELKRAIDQISKDRGIDRDLLIDTLEEAVRSAVARKYGETMDIEVAFNEELGEIEVFEFKVVVDEVHDPVSEISLEDAVAHDPNAQLDDEMGFPLKIEELGRIAAQSAKQVIIQRMRDAEQEIIYEEYKDRVSEIASGIIQRRDRTGWIINLGRTEALLPKDEQIPRERYKRGDRVQAYIIDVLKESRGPQVIVSRSHPDYMVELFKREVPEVADGTVKIMGVARDAGLRAKVAVMSRERDVDPVGACVGIRGSRIQNVVQELKGERIDIVVWSPDIAMYAQHALSPAVISRITVDEEEEALEVVCPDDQLTLAIGRKGQNVKLAAKLLGWKIDIFTESRYGELNAARKGMDQIASVAEVPMENFFAAGFESIDSIVRTDDEELLDIKGMTEAKIADIRLAINMLAPDLDIEQPASEPDEAPTAEASEVAAEELGEEAEENNETPAEGEENK; encoded by the coding sequence ATGTCGGAGCTGAAAAGAGCCATCGACCAGATCAGCAAGGACAGGGGCATCGACCGCGACCTGTTGATCGACACCCTTGAGGAGGCAGTCCGATCCGCCGTGGCCCGCAAATACGGCGAGACCATGGACATCGAAGTGGCCTTCAACGAGGAGCTCGGCGAGATCGAGGTCTTCGAATTCAAGGTTGTCGTGGACGAGGTGCATGACCCCGTCAGCGAAATTTCTCTCGAAGACGCCGTCGCCCACGATCCCAACGCCCAGTTGGACGACGAAATGGGCTTCCCGCTCAAGATCGAGGAACTCGGCCGCATTGCCGCCCAGAGCGCCAAGCAGGTCATCATCCAGCGGATGCGCGACGCCGAGCAGGAAATCATTTACGAAGAATACAAGGACCGCGTGTCCGAAATTGCCAGCGGCATCATTCAGCGCCGCGACCGCACCGGCTGGATCATCAACCTCGGCCGGACCGAGGCCCTGCTGCCCAAGGACGAGCAGATCCCCAGAGAGCGCTACAAGCGCGGCGACCGGGTGCAGGCATATATCATTGATGTATTGAAGGAGTCGCGTGGCCCGCAGGTCATCGTCTCCCGCTCGCATCCCGACTACATGGTCGAACTCTTCAAGCGCGAAGTGCCCGAGGTTGCCGACGGCACGGTCAAGATCATGGGTGTCGCCCGCGATGCCGGACTGCGCGCCAAGGTGGCCGTCATGTCCCGCGAGCGCGACGTGGACCCGGTTGGCGCCTGCGTCGGCATCCGCGGCTCCCGCATCCAGAACGTGGTGCAGGAGCTCAAGGGCGAGCGCATCGATATCGTTGTCTGGTCTCCGGACATCGCCATGTACGCCCAGCACGCCCTCTCCCCCGCCGTGATCTCCCGGATCACCGTGGACGAGGAGGAAGAAGCTCTGGAAGTGGTCTGCCCCGACGATCAGCTCACCCTGGCCATCGGCCGCAAGGGTCAGAACGTCAAGCTGGCCGCCAAGCTCCTCGGCTGGAAAATAGACATTTTCACCGAATCCCGGTACGGCGAACTCAATGCCGCACGCAAGGGCATGGACCAAATCGCCAGCGTGGCCGAAGTTCCCATGGAAAACTTCTTCGCCGCCGGCTTCGAGTCCATCGACTCCATTGTGCGGACCGACGACGAAGAACTTCTGGACATCAAGGGCATGACCGAGGCAAAGATCGCGGACATCCGCCTGGCCATCAATATGCTCGCGCCGGATCTGGACATCGAGCAGCCCGCTTCCGAGCCCGATGAGGCCCCTACCGCAGAGGCATCCGAGGTTGCGGCGGAAGAACTCGGCGAAGAAGCCGAAGAAAATAACGAGACTCCCGCCGAAGGCGAGGAAAACAAGTAA
- a CDS encoding ribosome maturation factor RimP, producing MIRPEVENLGYVFWGLTSPSTGKKRVVRIYIDAPGGVNIDQCAEVSRQVGLMLEVEDVIPGAFNLEVSSPGLERPFFNPDQLTGYEGRKVDILLHEPMDDRRKYKGELTRVEGETVTVKIDDETVDFDWTAIKKITLVHEF from the coding sequence ATGATCCGACCCGAGGTGGAGAACCTCGGCTACGTCTTCTGGGGCCTGACCTCCCCTTCTACGGGCAAGAAGCGCGTCGTCCGCATATACATCGACGCTCCGGGCGGCGTGAACATCGACCAGTGCGCCGAAGTCAGCCGTCAGGTGGGACTCATGCTTGAGGTGGAGGACGTCATTCCCGGCGCCTTCAATCTCGAAGTCTCTTCGCCCGGACTGGAGCGCCCCTTCTTCAATCCGGACCAACTGACCGGCTACGAGGGCCGCAAGGTCGACATCCTGCTCCATGAGCCGATGGACGACCGCCGCAAGTACAAGGGTGAGCTGACCAGGGTCGAAGGCGAAACCGTCACCGTCAAGATCGACGACGAAACCGTTGACTTCGATTGGACCGCCATCAAGAAAATCACCTTGGTCCACGAATTTTAG
- a CDS encoding flagellar hook-basal body protein, producing MRDSTQSAIFGALSNELRMSSIANNLANVNTSAFKKDKLAFHDTFVRFAHDYLVDSKTSIRGKDMFPEGHIMAKARLSAQQPDFQQGSLERTGNQLDFALSGQGFFSVQGDDGMLYTRAGNFVTDSNGMLRTLDGHPVLVSGGPLIVPPGGRIEADGDGNVLVNGQPAGAFDLVDFEDPTALERAGSNYFVDPGGAGQIPPEELAVAQGFIEKSNVEVVTEMVSMIETQRAFTMYTKMIQTDSDLDTKLITQVGRPTA from the coding sequence ATGCGGGACAGTACGCAAAGCGCCATATTCGGGGCTTTATCCAATGAATTGAGGATGTCGTCCATCGCCAATAATTTGGCGAACGTGAACACATCGGCTTTCAAGAAGGACAAATTGGCCTTCCATGACACCTTTGTCCGTTTCGCCCACGACTATCTCGTGGATTCGAAGACCTCCATCCGGGGGAAGGACATGTTCCCGGAAGGGCATATCATGGCCAAGGCGCGTCTTTCGGCCCAGCAGCCCGACTTTCAGCAGGGCAGCCTTGAGCGCACGGGCAACCAGCTTGATTTCGCGCTTTCCGGCCAGGGGTTCTTTTCCGTTCAGGGCGACGATGGGATGCTTTACACGAGAGCCGGGAATTTCGTCACCGATTCCAATGGGATGCTTCGCACTCTCGATGGACATCCGGTTCTGGTCAGCGGCGGTCCGCTGATTGTTCCTCCCGGGGGGCGCATTGAGGCGGACGGCGACGGCAATGTCCTCGTCAACGGCCAGCCTGCCGGCGCCTTCGACCTCGTCGATTTCGAAGACCCTACAGCACTTGAGCGGGCCGGGTCCAACTATTTTGTTGATCCCGGCGGCGCAGGGCAAATCCCGCCCGAGGAGCTCGCCGTGGCCCAGGGATTCATCGAGAAGTCCAATGTGGAGGTCGTCACCGAGATGGTTTCCATGATCGAAACGCAGCGGGCTTTCACAATGTATACGAAGATGATTCAGACCGACAGCGATCTGGACACCAAACTGATCACTCAGGTGGGCCGTCCCACCGCCTAG
- the flgG gene encoding flagellar basal-body rod protein FlgG → MMRSLWTSATGMIAMQTQIDTLSNNLANVSTTGFKKSRAEFEDLMYQTLKIAGSQNADGTRTPVGMQIGMGVRPVSVHKFFTQGDFQNTGNPLDMAIEGEGFFQVMMNGEEVYTRDGSFELDDEGRLVTAGGHALQPEFTVPPETASVSVSETGTISALDKDGTVLAQADIDIYRFQNPAGLIATGRNFYRESEASGTAVAGTPGDENFGTIAQGFLEGSNVEMVDEMVGLIVGQRAFEINSKAITTSDGMLQTAINIKR, encoded by the coding sequence ATGATGCGTTCCCTGTGGACCTCTGCGACCGGCATGATCGCCATGCAGACGCAGATCGACACTCTTTCGAACAACCTGGCCAACGTCTCCACCACCGGCTTCAAGAAGAGTCGGGCGGAGTTCGAGGACCTCATGTACCAGACGCTGAAGATCGCGGGCAGCCAGAATGCCGACGGTACCCGGACTCCGGTGGGTATGCAGATCGGCATGGGCGTGCGTCCCGTGTCCGTGCACAAGTTCTTTACCCAGGGCGACTTCCAGAACACCGGCAACCCCCTGGACATGGCCATCGAAGGCGAGGGCTTTTTTCAGGTCATGATGAACGGTGAGGAGGTCTACACCCGCGACGGTTCCTTCGAACTGGACGACGAAGGCCGTCTGGTCACGGCCGGAGGACACGCGTTACAGCCGGAATTCACCGTCCCGCCCGAGACGGCCAGCGTGTCGGTCTCCGAGACCGGGACCATATCGGCCCTGGACAAGGACGGCACCGTGCTCGCCCAGGCCGACATAGACATTTATCGTTTCCAGAACCCGGCCGGGCTCATCGCCACCGGGCGGAACTTCTATCGCGAAAGTGAAGCCTCGGGCACGGCTGTGGCCGGGACCCCGGGCGACGAGAACTTCGGGACCATCGCCCAGGGCTTTTTGGAAGGGTCCAACGTGGAGATGGTGGACGAGATGGTCGGCCTGATCGTGGGCCAGCGCGCCTTTGAGATCAACTCCAAGGCCATTACCACCTCTGACGGCATGTTGCAGACGGCCATCAACATCAAGCGATAG
- the flgA gene encoding flagellar basal body P-ring formation chaperone FlgA: MWKKRSRRARGVRYVLAACLAAVLLAGSVPAGAAGGNRWKGLVRSVACVKGPDVLLGEIADPVDAVAQRQWPTLSTVKLWKASDRLGHVVTVPRDKLRRILEYYMGEEAGNLALPSQLTVQTGGRVVDSSELTSRIVAFLTPKAKGLGGDVKLNNLQMPDHIFFPNDYDRLVVDMKGDFKPGRNDIMLCGVTPDGKVISRRSAVVFADVWKAVPVAARPMNRNERVTANKVSFRRMNLAYNRDVWDGTGGPWRMTRTLGRGQVFTQSHLEPVPLVERGEMVNLVFNGRGIRLSIKAEAMGEAGAGQQVEVRNTQSNKIVLATVVDSETVVVR; encoded by the coding sequence ATGTGGAAGAAGCGGAGTCGTCGCGCCAGGGGCGTTCGGTACGTTCTGGCGGCGTGCCTGGCCGCCGTGCTGTTGGCCGGGTCCGTTCCGGCCGGAGCGGCCGGAGGCAACCGATGGAAGGGGCTGGTCAGAAGCGTGGCCTGCGTCAAGGGGCCCGATGTCCTTTTGGGCGAGATCGCGGACCCGGTGGACGCTGTGGCGCAACGCCAGTGGCCGACCCTGTCGACCGTCAAACTCTGGAAAGCCTCGGACCGGCTTGGCCACGTGGTCACTGTGCCCAGGGACAAGCTCAGGCGGATTCTTGAATATTACATGGGCGAAGAAGCGGGCAACCTGGCGCTGCCGAGCCAATTGACCGTGCAGACCGGCGGCCGAGTGGTGGATTCCTCGGAATTGACGTCTCGGATCGTCGCCTTTTTGACGCCCAAGGCCAAGGGGCTGGGCGGCGACGTGAAGCTCAACAATCTTCAGATGCCGGACCATATCTTTTTCCCCAATGATTACGACCGTCTGGTTGTCGACATGAAGGGCGATTTCAAGCCCGGCCGAAATGACATCATGCTGTGTGGCGTGACGCCGGACGGCAAGGTGATTTCCCGTCGGTCGGCCGTGGTGTTCGCCGATGTGTGGAAGGCCGTTCCCGTTGCCGCGCGGCCCATGAACCGGAACGAGCGGGTGACCGCCAACAAGGTTTCCTTCCGCCGCATGAACCTGGCCTACAACCGCGACGTCTGGGACGGCACCGGCGGACCCTGGCGCATGACCCGGACCCTCGGGCGCGGGCAGGTGTTCACCCAGTCTCACCTGGAGCCGGTCCCGCTCGTGGAGCGGGGCGAGATGGTCAACCTGGTTTTCAACGGCCGGGGCATTCGTTTGTCCATCAAGGCCGAGGCCATGGGCGAGGCGGGCGCGGGCCAGCAGGTGGAGGTCCGCAACACCCAAAGCAACAAAATCGTTTTGGCAACGGTGGTCGACAGTGAAACCGTGGTCGTCAGATAG